A single Natrinema sp. HArc-T2 DNA region contains:
- a CDS encoding sorbosone dehydrogenase family protein — protein sequence MESPKMNLPFSRRRFLTGAAVGAATGIVGTASRSVAAAVDTNEPNAIAALPDAVGLETVVDGLAFPLAVAFAPDSDRRYIAERDGRIWVHESDGLRDEPLLDLRETVVTGGERGLLGMTLHPDFAENRRLFVHYSAPRRSDTPQEFDHTGILATFETTDDGTRVRSTSERVVLEIPQPADFHNGGDLAFGPDGYLYAGIGAGGGGGGGGQDVTTDLLGSVIRIDVDGRSTAGEYAVPEDNPLVGRDGLDEYYAWGFRNPWRLSFDDGDCFVADVGENEYEEVNLVERGGNYGWNVKEGTHCYREEDCPDEASGPGLSGDQFQDPIIEYPHPPTETAVSGVSVIGGYVSRDSSLPALEGAYVFGDLAADGRLFAATRPDDDDDLWPTTVIEVDDESKLERILSFGRDDEGAVYVLGLGADSGGLHRIVSAM from the coding sequence ATGGAATCTCCCAAAATGAACCTGCCATTCAGCCGACGCCGCTTTCTGACGGGAGCAGCCGTCGGCGCGGCGACCGGGATCGTCGGCACCGCCTCGCGGTCGGTGGCTGCTGCCGTCGACACGAACGAACCGAACGCGATCGCTGCACTACCCGACGCAGTCGGTCTCGAGACGGTGGTCGATGGACTGGCGTTTCCGTTGGCCGTTGCATTCGCACCCGATTCGGACCGGCGGTATATTGCGGAACGCGACGGTCGGATTTGGGTCCACGAGTCCGATGGGCTCCGTGATGAGCCGTTGCTCGACCTGCGCGAGACGGTCGTCACCGGCGGTGAGCGAGGGCTACTGGGGATGACGCTGCATCCCGATTTCGCCGAGAACCGTCGCCTGTTCGTCCACTACAGCGCGCCGCGTCGATCCGACACGCCACAGGAGTTCGACCACACGGGTATTCTCGCGACGTTCGAGACGACCGACGATGGGACGCGAGTGCGATCGACCTCCGAACGCGTCGTCCTCGAGATTCCCCAGCCGGCGGACTTCCACAACGGCGGTGATCTCGCGTTCGGGCCGGACGGCTACCTCTACGCCGGGATCGGTGCGGGCGGCGGGGGTGGCGGCGGTGGACAGGATGTGACGACGGATCTGCTGGGAAGCGTGATCCGCATCGATGTCGACGGTCGCTCGACCGCCGGGGAGTATGCCGTCCCCGAGGACAACCCGCTGGTCGGTCGCGATGGACTCGACGAGTACTACGCCTGGGGGTTTCGAAACCCCTGGCGGCTGTCGTTCGACGACGGCGACTGCTTCGTTGCGGATGTCGGCGAGAACGAGTACGAAGAAGTCAACCTCGTCGAGCGGGGCGGCAACTACGGCTGGAACGTCAAGGAGGGCACCCACTGTTATCGGGAAGAAGACTGTCCGGACGAGGCATCCGGACCCGGTCTGAGCGGCGACCAGTTCCAGGACCCCATCATCGAGTACCCACACCCGCCGACCGAGACTGCCGTCAGCGGCGTCTCGGTCATCGGCGGCTACGTCTCCCGCGACTCCTCACTCCCGGCGCTCGAGGGCGCGTACGTCTTCGGTGATCTCGCGGCGGATGGCCGGCTGTTCGCTGCCACCCGCCCCGACGACGATGATGACCTGTGGCCGACGACCGTCATCGAAGTCGACGATGAATCGAAACTCGAGCGGATACTCTCGTTCGGTCGCGACGACGAGGGTGCAGTGTACGTCCTCGGATTGGGAGCCGATAGTGGTGGCCTCCACCGGATCGTCTCCGCTATGTGA
- a CDS encoding zinc ribbon domain-containing protein, giving the protein MEDPGSYALLGRLTLAAFVMIAPTLCFLGLTRGLERLRDDDLINEWARTHGHAEHDVTDREDALAALTNERGVDAGSSSLVRCAVCGTRNRAGVTYCHSCQHQL; this is encoded by the coding sequence ATGGAGGATCCGGGATCGTATGCACTTCTCGGCCGCCTCACCCTGGCAGCGTTCGTCATGATCGCGCCGACGCTTTGCTTTCTGGGGTTGACCCGCGGCCTCGAGCGGTTGCGAGACGACGACCTGATTAACGAGTGGGCGCGGACGCACGGCCACGCGGAACACGACGTCACGGACCGCGAGGACGCCCTCGCGGCGCTGACGAACGAGCGCGGCGTCGACGCCGGTAGCTCGTCGCTCGTTCGGTGTGCTGTGTGTGGAACGCGAAACCGGGCTGGTGTGACGTACTGTCACAGCTGTCAACACCAGCTGTAG
- a CDS encoding glutamate-cysteine ligase family protein has protein sequence MSAHEPEPIRRSIEVEYWVIDDEGRLAEPAELVEASAGAEREFVEPLLEIKTTPCETTAELRDELFDRIERVLDRADELDKGLVPLATPVNHDEVRDRPSDRTRIQDQVIGDEFEYVRHCAGTHIHVEQQPGREIDQLNALIALDPALALVNSSPYFRGRYLASGARSKLYRWMAYDGVPHQGRLWPYADDADEWTRRLERRYEEFVTAAIEAGADRATIQSSFDPESAVWTPVQLRETFSTVEWRSPDTALPSQVVRLADRIADVSAHLEDAEIRIEGESGAITADEVVLPEFDAVIEYVNAAIREGLASDAVRSYLERMGFDVATYEPISHEIDGRGPVGLEEARQLRLEYAERLERDVRQARTVASD, from the coding sequence GTGTCAGCACATGAACCCGAGCCGATACGACGGAGCATCGAAGTCGAGTACTGGGTCATCGACGACGAGGGGCGGCTGGCCGAACCGGCGGAACTCGTCGAGGCGTCGGCGGGAGCCGAGCGCGAGTTCGTCGAGCCGCTGCTCGAGATCAAAACGACGCCGTGTGAGACGACAGCGGAGCTACGCGACGAACTGTTCGATCGAATCGAACGCGTGCTGGACCGGGCCGACGAACTCGACAAGGGCCTCGTCCCGCTCGCGACACCGGTAAACCACGACGAGGTGCGGGATCGCCCGAGCGATCGGACACGAATCCAAGATCAGGTCATCGGTGACGAGTTCGAGTACGTCCGCCACTGTGCGGGAACTCATATCCACGTTGAACAACAACCGGGACGCGAGATCGACCAGTTGAACGCGCTCATCGCGCTTGATCCCGCGCTGGCGTTAGTCAACTCCTCGCCGTACTTCCGCGGTCGGTATCTGGCCAGCGGGGCACGGTCGAAACTCTACCGCTGGATGGCATACGATGGCGTCCCTCACCAGGGCCGGCTGTGGCCCTATGCCGACGACGCAGACGAGTGGACCCGCCGGCTCGAGCGGCGATACGAGGAGTTCGTGACGGCGGCCATCGAAGCGGGTGCCGATCGGGCGACCATCCAGTCGAGTTTCGACCCCGAGAGCGCGGTCTGGACGCCCGTACAGCTCCGAGAAACGTTTTCGACGGTCGAATGGCGGTCTCCCGATACCGCTCTCCCGAGTCAGGTCGTCCGGCTGGCCGACAGGATCGCCGACGTCAGCGCTCACCTCGAGGATGCCGAGATCCGAATCGAGGGTGAATCCGGTGCCATCACGGCCGACGAAGTTGTCCTGCCGGAGTTCGACGCGGTGATCGAGTACGTCAACGCCGCGATCCGGGAGGGGCTCGCGTCGGACGCGGTTCGATCCTACCTCGAGCGGATGGGGTTCGACGTCGCGACCTACGAGCCGATCTCACACGAGATCGACGGCCGGGGACCGGTCGGACTCGAGGAGGCACGACAGCTCCGACTCGAGTACGCCGAGCGCCTCGAGCGGGACGTTCGGCAGGCGCGGACGGTCGCGAGCGACTAG
- a CDS encoding phosphoadenosine phosphosulfate reductase family protein — protein MSENFPDYVDVDYTDGEGEDPEDYAHIQDKIEKAIEVTREGLESYENPAVMWTGGKDSTLTLYFIKEVADRFDLEVPPAVFIDHYQHFDEIHDFVDHWADEWDLEVIYARNEDVGGYVDEHDLEPGDDIDISDLSEHNQHHVRDILEYEEDTFPFLLDTYVGNHLLKTVALNDALEEYDIDGVISGVRWDEQEARADETFFSPRHDPDIYPPHDRIQPILQFDEAAVWDAFWNFVVPDTVENFPEEGYVPESDEDLPEGVAQDDIPISPKYFAGFRSLGSEVSTEKSDQEPAWLQDLEGTTERAGRAQDKEDLMERLRDLGYM, from the coding sequence ATGAGCGAGAACTTCCCCGACTACGTCGACGTCGACTATACCGACGGTGAAGGCGAAGATCCCGAGGACTATGCCCACATTCAGGACAAGATCGAGAAAGCGATCGAGGTCACCCGCGAGGGCCTCGAGTCCTACGAGAACCCCGCAGTCATGTGGACTGGCGGCAAAGACTCCACGCTGACGCTGTACTTCATCAAGGAGGTCGCCGACCGCTTCGACCTCGAGGTACCCCCTGCAGTGTTCATCGACCACTACCAGCACTTCGACGAGATCCACGACTTCGTCGACCACTGGGCTGACGAGTGGGACCTCGAGGTCATCTACGCGCGCAACGAGGACGTCGGCGGCTACGTCGACGAACACGACCTCGAACCCGGCGACGACATCGACATCTCGGACCTGTCCGAGCACAACCAGCACCACGTCCGTGACATCCTCGAATACGAGGAGGACACGTTCCCGTTCCTGCTTGACACCTACGTCGGCAACCACCTGCTGAAGACGGTCGCGCTCAACGACGCCCTCGAGGAGTACGACATCGACGGCGTCATCTCCGGCGTCCGCTGGGACGAACAGGAAGCCCGCGCCGACGAGACGTTCTTCTCGCCGCGGCACGACCCCGACATCTACCCGCCCCACGACCGAATTCAGCCCATTCTGCAGTTCGACGAGGCCGCCGTCTGGGACGCGTTCTGGAACTTCGTGGTGCCGGACACCGTCGAGAACTTCCCCGAGGAGGGCTACGTCCCCGAGAGCGACGAGGACCTGCCGGAAGGCGTCGCACAGGACGACATCCCGATCTCGCCGAAGTACTTCGCCGGCTTCCGCTCGCTGGGCAGCGAAGTCAGCACCGAAAAGAGCGACCAGGAACCCGCCTGGCTCCAGGATCTCGAGGGGACGACCGAGCGCGCGGGCCGCGCCCAGGACAAAGAAGACCTGATGGAGCGCCTGCGCGACCTCGGCTACATGTAG